From Gopherus flavomarginatus isolate rGopFla2 chromosome 7, rGopFla2.mat.asm, whole genome shotgun sequence, the proteins below share one genomic window:
- the RNASEL gene encoding LOW QUALITY PROTEIN: 2-5A-dependent ribonuclease (The sequence of the model RefSeq protein was modified relative to this genomic sequence to represent the inferred CDS: substituted 2 bases at 2 genomic stop codons): protein MEATGNSQPAAPNSCRNGTAAATASQLHDAIEKGSVKTVWQLLKEGVDVNSKVEGGWTPLHRAVRAEQEETVNLLLEQGADPHARKDNGATPFIIAGIVGNVNLLELFLSKGSEINEKDNNGLTAFMEAAWYRKEKALKFSSEKYSYKKEMDVNLGRMVSAQQRQVYKGGETALMDAARNGHLSAVKTLVKEMRASVHACDNFGRNTLIHALRLPLKRNTILRQNKNIELIVSFLLDCGADVTGRDENGKTSFILAAERQSXDLVELLLKTGKVDINAMGNDGKTALKIAVEYDHEEIAKLLCXNGVRADCSDIFAAKENYNNEMVALLLKYGATATNNQPPIEWTPTSKRWGEQLWCLHGINSPQIGKLNIIFDEYYCIESTSEGGIYLGFHAGKEVAVKRFLLGSDKAKRESMCLSHCHSNRHMVKLLGTETHGNCQLFCLSLCESNLEDHLSKSAQAANNHDILKTLLEAVRDLHSLELGHRDLHPRNILIGTRKVGPISCNTG from the exons ATGGAGGCCACAGGCAACAGTCAGCCGGCAGCACCAAACAGCTGCAGAAATGgaacagcagcagccacagcatctcAGTTACATGATGCTATCGAGAAAGGTTCAGTAAAGACAGTCTGGCAGCTGTTGAAGGAAGGTGTAGATGTCAATTCCAAGGTAGAAGGTGGTTGGACACCTCTGCACAGAGCTGTACGGGCTGAGCAGGAGGAGACTGTTAACCTTCTGCTGGAGCAGGGTGCTGATCCACATGCCAGAAAGGACAATGGTGCCACTCCCTTTATTATAGCAGGCATAGTGGGGAATGTGAACCTTTTGGAGCTCTTCCTTTCTAAGGGGTCAGAAATAAATGAGAAGGATAACAACGGCCTCACAGCCTTTATGGAGGCTGCTTGGTATAGGAAGGAGAAGGCCTTGAAATTCTCATCTGAGAAATACTCATACAAGAAAGAGATGGATGTGAATTTGGGCCGGATGGTCAGTGCACAACAAAGACAAGTGTACAAAGGCGGAGAAACAGCCCTGATGGATGCTGCCAGGAATGGCCACCTCTCAGCTGTGAAAACCCTCGTGAAAGAGATGAGAGCCAGCGTGCATGCCTGTGATAACTTTGGCAGGAACACTTTGATCCATGCATTACGGCTGCCTCTGAAGAGGAACACCATACTTAGACAAAACAAGAATATAGAACTGATAGTCTCCTTTCTGCTGGACTGTGGTGCTGATGTTACTGGAAGAGATGAAAATGGGAAGACTTCGTTCATCCTGGCAGCAGAGAGGCAAAGTTAGGATTTGGTGGAATTGTTACTGAAGACAGGCAAAGTTGACATTAACGCCATGGGCAATGATGGCAAAACAGCGCTGAAGATAGCTGTGGAGTACGACCATGAGGAAATAGCCAAGCTGTTATGTTAGAACGGAGTCAGGGCTGATTGTAGTGACATTTTTGCAGCCAAAGAGAACTACAACAATGAAATGGTGGCACTGCTGCTCAAATACGGTGCTACAGCTACTAATAATCAGCCTCCTATAGAGTGGACACCCACCAGCAAACGCTGGGGAGAGCAACTATGGTGTCTTCACGGTATAAATTCCCCTCAGATCGGAAAACTCAACATCATATTTGATGAGTATTACTGCATTGAGAGCACCTCTGAAGGAGGCATCTACCTGGGATTCCATGCAGGGAAAGAGGTGGCTGTGAAGAGATTCCTTCTTGGCAGTGATAAGGCTAAACGAGAATCCATGTGTCTCAGTCATTGCCATAGCAACAGGCATATGGTAAAACTTTTGGGGACTGAGACTCATGGCAACTGCCAGctcttctgcctctctctctgtgaGAGCAACCTTGAGGATCATCTGAGCAAATCTGCACAGGCAGCCAATAATCATGACATCCTCAAGACACTCTTGGAAGCAGTGAGAGATCTGCACTCTTTGGAATTAGGCCACAGGGACCTGCACCCACGTAACATTTTGATAG GCACTCGGAAGGTTGGTCCTATAAGTTGTAACACGGGGTGA